The proteins below come from a single Metarhizium brunneum chromosome 1, complete sequence genomic window:
- the fahA gene encoding Fumarylacetoacetase yields MSWLTISPESHFSIANIPFGIISTSSDATKRPAVAIGDYALDLKAFASGGGFSASSEIQKHQDVFAAESLNNFAALGRSFHRSAREYLQSIFSADTKHPQILKDNEQLKKTALLKRADVQNHLPLNIGDYTDFYAGKNHAYNVGVLFRGPDNALQPNYTHLPVAYHGRASSVVVSGTPLHRPWGQILKDPKAEPKIPTLSPCQRLDLELEMGMFICRENKLGSPIPIDEAENYIFGYVLMNDWSARDIQAWEYIPLGPFTAKNMGTAISAWVVLADALNNSRTAGIPNDKTLLPYLQEKKKDNCLNIHLEVDLTTAKGNKTTISRSNSKNLLWSWPQMIAHHTITGCNLRPGDLLGSGTITGDKPGSEGSILEQTQGGKVAVKLQGGEERKFFEDGDTVTIRGWAGEQGALIGFGEVSGTILPAQPLF; encoded by the exons ATGTCGTGGCTTACCATCTCCCCCGAGTCTCACTTCTCTATTGCCAACATTCCCTTTGGCATCATCTCCACCTCAAGCGATGCGACAAAGCGCCCTGCCGTTGCTATTGGCGACTACGCTTTAGATCTCAAGGCATTTGCCAGCGGTGGTGGTTTCTCTGCCTCTTCTGAAATTCAGAAGCACCAAGACGTCTTTGCGGCTGAGTCTCTCAACAACTTCGCTGCTCTGGGCCGATCTTTCCATCGCTCAGCTCGCGAGTACCTCCAGTCTATTTTCAGTGCAGACACCAAGCACCCCCAGATTCTCAAGGACAATGAGCAGCTGAAGAAGACTGCGCTTTTGAAGCGCGCTGATGTTCAGAACCATCTCCCTCTCAACATCGGCGACTACACTGATTTCTACGCCGGCAAGAACCACGCATACAACGTTGGCGTTTTGTTCCGTGGCCCGGACAATGCTCTGCAGCCCAACTATACTCATCTTCCTGTTGCTTACCACGGCCGCGCCAGCAGCGTCGTGGTTTCCGGCACCCCTCTCCATCGTCCTTGGGGACAGATTCTCAAGGATCCCAAGGCCGAGCCCAAAATCCCCACCCTGTCACCCTGTCAGCGACTGGATCTGGAGCTCGAGATGGGCATGTTCATCTGTCGCGAAAACAAGCTCGGCAGCCCTATCCCTATTGACGAGGCCGAGAACTACATTTTCGGCTACGTCTTGATGAACGACTGGAGTGCTAGAGACATCCAGGCCTGGGAGTACATTCCTCTCGGCCCTTTCACTGCAAAGAACATGGGCACAGCAATCAGCGCCTGGGTGGTTTTGGCGGACGCTCTGAATAACTCAAGGACTGCCGGTATCCCCAACGATAAGACTCTTTTGCCTTACCTacaggagaagaagaaggacaacTGCCTCAATATTCACTTGGAGGTTGACTTGACTA CTGCCAAGGGCAACAAGACCACCATCTCCAGGTCCAACTCCAAGAACCTTTTGTGGTCCTGGCCGCAGATGATTGCCCACCACACGATTACCGGCTGCAACTTACGACCCGGTGACCTGTTGGGTTCAGGAACCATCACGGGAGACAAGCCCGGCAGCGAGGGCAGTATTCTGGAGCAAACCCAGGGCGGCAAGGTTGCTGTCAAGCTGCAGGGTGGAGAGGAGCGCAAGTTTTTCGAGGACGGAGACACGGTGACTATTCGGGGATGGGCTGGTGAGCAAGGCGCTTTGATTGGATTCGGTGAGGTGTCTGGTACCATCCTGCCAGCGCAGCCTCTGTTTTAA
- the LAF3_0 gene encoding Protein LONG AFTER FAR-RED 3: MVKVLRNGRFLRPSGHNPKEAVFANCLILDESSGKILYVGSDDGGEVQSAVSSGAEMLDMQNRLIVPGFIDSHMHLLHTGQTLNKLDISGCETLEEIRTAIRNYAKAHPDMDRILCCSWFQTSTNGEAFASQIDDLDPRPIYIYAYDMHSMWCNTAALSELQVADLEDPPGGKIHRDGAGKPTGLLSETAALGIADPFLSAQLSSEQKLDFVHDAIESYIASGYTGLIDMAMDEKTWDIILSYRKKCGGSLPIWMAVHWFVLPQKTPEESLAQVDEAITLNKQYNEKTSPDCRITGIKIMCDGVVDACTASLMEPYAHNGGNEPAVWTVEELVPILKKADDAGLQIAIHAIGDAAIRVAIDSLERVGNSQGRHRIEHLETCSPEDVKRLGKLGITASVQPVHSDPSILQAWPKLLGPQRCEHVFPYNGFAEHGATVAIGTDAPTASHLVLPNLYTATTRRSGRKPELDEQTAPRFALSLAAAMAAATQGAAYSCFADDRVGRLEPGKAANLAVVDVVWDPARLLEGKVQETWYQGRKIYG, from the coding sequence ATGGTCAAGGTCCTTCGAAATGGCCGATTTCTCCGTCCGTCTGGACACAATCCGAAAGAGGCCGTCTTTGCAAACTGTCTCATCTTAGATGAGTCTTCAGGAAAGATTCTCTACGTCGGCTCAGATGACGGTGGGGAGGTGCAAAGCGCCGTGTCTTCTGGAGCAGAGATGCTCGACATGCAGAACCGACTAATCGTCCCCGGCTTCATTGacagccacatgcacctGCTGCATACTGGACAAACGTTGAACAAGCTGGATATAAGTGGCTGTGAGACCCTGGAAGAGATTCGCACCGCCATCCGCAACTACGCGAAAGCTCACCCGGATATGGATCGAATCCTGTGCTGCAGCTGGTTCCAGACCTCTACCAACGGAGAGGCATTTGCAAGCCAGATCGATGATCTGGACCCTCGACCTATCTATATTTATGCATACGACATGCATTCCATGTGGTGTAACACAGCAGCACTGAGTGAATTGCAAGTCGCAGACCTAGAGGATCCCCCCGGCGGTAAGATTCATAGAGATGGGGCTGGCAAGCCCACAGGTCTGCTATCAGAAACCGCTGCGTTAGGCATTGCCGACCCGTTTCTGAGCGCGCAGCTTTCTTCAGAGCAAAAGCTGGACTTCGTTCACGATGCTATTGAATCGTACATTGCCAGCGGATACACTGGCCTcatcgacatggccatggacgagaAGACGTGGGACATCATCCTGAGTTACCGCAAGAAATGCGGCGGAAGTCTTCCCATCTGGATGGCCGTACATTGGTTTGTTCTGCCGCAAAAGACGCCGGAGGAGTCCCTTGCACaggtcgacgaggccattACGCTGAACAAGCAGTACAACGAAAAGACTTCCCCTGACTGCCGCATCACCGGCATCAAGATCATGTGCGACGGCGTTGTAGACGCCTGCACCGCAAGTCTCATGGAGCCATACGCGCACAACGGCGGAAACGAGCCGGCGGTGTGGACTGTGGAGGAACTCGTGCCCATCTTAAAaaaggccgacgacgccggcttGCAAATTGCTATCCATGCCATTGGCGATGCTGCCATCAGAGTAGCCATCGACTCTCTAGAGCGAGTGGGAAACTCGCAAGGGCGACATCGCATTGAACATCTGGAAACATGCTCCCCCGAGGATGTCAAACGCCTAGGCAAGCTCGGAATCACCGCATCGGTCCAACCTGTGCATAGCGATCCGTCCATCCTCCAGGCGTGGCCGAAGCTGCTCGGCCCCCAAAGATGCGAGCACGTCTTCCCGTACAACGGCTTCGCTGAGCACGGGGCTACCGTTGCGATTGGCACCGATGCTCCTACAGCGTCACACCTCGTTCTTCCGAATCTGTATACTGCTACGACGCGGCGGTCTGGGCGAAAGCCGGAGCTGGACGAGCAGACGGCCCCGAGATTTGCGCTGAGTCTTgcggctgccatggctgcggcAACTCAGGGCGCTGCGTATAGTTGCTTCGCTGATGACCGTGTCGGTAGGCTGGAACCCGGCAAGGCTGCGAATCTTGCTGTCGTGGACGTGGTTTGGGATCCCGCCAGGCTTTTAGAAGGCAAAGTCCAGGAGACGTGGTATCAGGGCCGCAAGATTTACGGGTAG
- the sdnT gene encoding Cytochrome P450 monooxygenase, whose product MELEYVLAVSVAFAGLIWRAMSLAVLGIIAVTLHIVLYRLTLHPLAKVPGPKWAAISNFWYARQIAKGKMAQLGLEMHRKYGDIVRVGPNEVWFNTTEAFDQIYCTGKGFEKSDFYLATALTRPTIDWKFNANFEDTLDLLSERNMKRYRLQRRLIGRVYSAANVAKYEDALTAALERIVQRLNELEGKEIDLKEWMHIITVECLGATVLSWSPGLLRDGTDWGTLSHSFQGWRRKCLFGVFPTMKKMEQLSPSLGRAFASLWAVTYRPPPTFKPFFPGVVKNIVRRLTASLKPGTPKDNRVDLLNDLIQLRNDRPEFNEVYLRKMAVTNFGAGHETVASTLTASVAMIASHNNVQKQVFLEQRTAEADDALVYASSNRFTYTKAAIREAMRLYPVVPMSLPRKTPPTGLHVNGLSVPPNTTVGCSAIALHRKEDIFGASPDLYDPGRWLCAETVDETAAATSASVRMMDKYSLSWGGGSRSCPGRNLAELLVLKVIATLFRRFEVEVAIPPDADKEAYFLLVLSGVKVKFLPRSG is encoded by the exons ATGGAACTTGAATACGTACTAGCCGTGTCCGTCGCCTTTGCCGGTCTGATTTGGCGGGCTATGTCACTTGCTGTCTTGGGCATCATTGCGGTTACACTTCATATTGTCCTCTACCGCCTCACTCTTCACCCGCTGGCCAAGGTGCCGGGTCCCAAATGGGCCGCTATCTCCAACTTTTGGTATGCTCGACAGATAGCTAAAGGGAAAATGGCTCAATTGGGGTTGGAAATGCACAGAAAGTACGGTGATATTGTTCGTGTCGGCCCTAATGAAGTGTGGTTTAACACGACGGAAGCGTTTGATCAGATATACT GCACCGGCAAAGGATTCGAAAAATCTGACTTTTACT TGGCAACAGCACTGACCAGGCCAACTATTGATTGGAAGTTTAATGCAAACTTTGAAGATACCTTAGATCTCTTGTCTGAGCGAAATATGAAACGCTACCGTCTACAAAGACGTTTAATCGGCCGTGTCTATAGTGCCGCGAATGTCGCGAAATACGAAGATGCTCTCACCGCAGCACTAGAGAGGATAGTGCAGCGACTGAATGAGCTTGAAGGGAAGGAGATCGACCTGAAAGAATGGATGCATATTATTACAGTCGAGTGTCTCGGGGCGACTGTTTTATCATGGTCGCCTGGTCTACTTCGTGATGGTACAGATTGGGGGACGTTATCGCATAGTTTCCAAGGCTGGCGAAGGAAGTGCTTGTTTGGAGTGTTTCCGacaatgaagaagatggagcAGTTGTCTCCCAGTCTTGGAAGGGCATTTGCGTCCCTATGGGCAGTAACGTACCGGCCTCCGCCCACTTTCAAGCCCTTCTTCCCT GGCGTGGTGAAGAACATAGTTCGCCGTCTGACAGCGTCTCTTAAACCAGGAACACCCAAGGACAACCGAGTTGATTTGTTAAACGACCTGATTCAACTTAGAAATGATAGACCCGAGTTCAACGAGGTATATCTTCGGAAAATGGCCGTCACTAACTTTGGAGCGGGTCACGAAACCGTTGCGTCGACATTGACGGCGTCTGTGGCCATGATCGCCTCTCACAATAATGTTCAAAAGCAAGTATTTCTTGAACAACGCACAGCTGAAGCGGATGACGCGCTCGTATATGCTTCGAGTAACCGATTTACTTACACTAAAGCTGCTATTCGTGAAGCCATGCGACTTTACCCCGTGGTGCCCATGTCGCTTCCCCGCAAGACACCACCCACAGGACTACACGTCAATGGATTGAGTGTGCCACCCAATACCACGGTTGGTTGTAGTGCCATTGCTCTACATCGCAAGGAGGACATCTTTGGCGCCAGCCCTGATTTATATGATCCTGGACGCTGGCTCTGCGCCGAGACTGTAGACGAAACGGCTGCAGCAACATCGGCATCGGTCCGCATGATGGACAAGTATAGCCTGAGCTGGGGAGGTGGTTCTCGAAGCTGTCCTGGAAGAAATCTGGCTGAGCTGCTCGTGCTCAAGGTCATTGCCACCCTCTTTAGAAGGTTTGAAGTGGAGGTGGCGATTCCACCAGACGCTGACAAGGAGGCgtattttcttcttgtcctctcGGGCGTTAAAGTCAAGTTTCTCCCTAGAAGCGGGTGA
- the aclL_0 gene encoding Cytochrome P450 monooxygenase: MSSSDVFTMRGSLAAIPMELDKAHFVPLVTLFASTFVAFHIAQAIYRLWFHPLSKFPGPVLYSVFYLPYLYQAYIKGRWIFKTTELHRKYGPIVRVGPNHIIVDGEIGWPQVFGRRKADQSEYEKMPAVHKAKAYSIIGATRDIHRRQRRQLNHAFSDASLTQQEDIIQAYVTLLLERLQTRADEAEVVDAVKWMNCTTFDIIGDLAFSESFSSLQNNAVHPWVKLIFDSIRFLAVRRFFVNFPLLRFALSMFSSKFGTKQHPSRDHAKNKARRRMALGQDPPGGRKDFMSYMLRKTRDGQVGMSEEEILETCPTLVIAGSETTASALSAFCFYMDKNPRAYAQLTEEIRTAFGAEEEITMQNASHLEYLQACVNEILRIYPPAAETPARVSPGDFIEGVYIPANTLVSVYQWATFRNPKHFKDPESFIPERWLSPSHPLYDEGFKNDNHAIFKPFSYGSRDCIGKNLAINELRVIISRMLYRFDFNVLEGQDDWHTKQRSFIIWDKSPLMVRFQTRQMAN; the protein is encoded by the exons ATGTCCTCAAGCGATGTTTTTACCATGAGAGGCAGCTTGGCTGCCATTCCCATGGAATTGGACAAAGCACACTTTGTTCCTCTCGTGACCTTGTTTGCATCTACG TTTGTTGCCTTCCACATCGCCCAAGCCATCTACCGCCTCTGGTTCCACCCGCTCTCCAAGTTCCCAGGCCCCGTCCTTTATTCTGTCTTTTACCTCCCCTACCTATATCAGGCTTACATCAAAGGACGATGGATCTTCAAAACCACAGAGTTACACCGAAAATACGGCCCAATTGTCCGAGTTGGCCCGAATCACATTATTGTCGATGGCGAGATTGGGTGGCCTCAAGTGTTTGGACGCCGGAAAGCCGATCAATCCGAATATGAAAAGATGCCCGCCGTCCACAAGGCCAAGGCGTACAGCATTATCGGTGCTACTAGAGACATTCACCGACGTCAGCGTCGGCAGTTGAACCACGCATTCAGCGACGCCTCCCTCACCCAGCAAGAAGATATCATCCAGGCATATGTGACGCTGCTCCTTGAGCGCCTCCAAACACGTGCTGATGAAGCAGAGGTCGTAGATGCGGTAAAGTGGATGAACTGTACAACATTCGACATTATCGGTGACCTGGCTTTCTCCGAGTCCTTCTCAAGTTTGCAGAACAACGCCGTGCACCCTTGGGTTAAGCTCATCTTTGATAGCATCCGTTTCCTCGCGGTTAGGAGATTCTTTGTCAACTTTCCCCTCCTGAGATTTGCGCTGTCCATGTTCAGCAGCAAATTCGGCACAAAGCAGCATCCTTCGAGAGACCACGCCAAGAACAAGGCGCGTCGAAGAATGGCGCTGGGACAAGATCCTCCCGGCGGCCGCAAGGACTTCATGTCGTACATGCTTCGCAAGACCAGGGATGGGCAGGTCGGCATGTCGGAGGAAGAAATCCTCGAGACGTGTCCTACTCTTGTTATTGCCGGCAGTGAGACCACGGCGTCAGCGCTCTCTGCATTCTGTTTTTACATGGACAAGAATCCCCGGGCATACGCGCAATTGACAGAGGAAATTCGAACAGCCTTCGGCGCGGAGGAGGAAATCACAATGCAGAACGCTTCACACCTCGAGTATCTGCAAGCCTGTGTTAACGAGATTCTCCGGATATACCCGCCTGCCGCAGAAACACCCGCTCGTGTCTCCCCCGGTGATTTTATCGAGGGGGTATATATACCTGCCAAT ACACTGGTTTCCGTCTACCAGTGGGCAACGTTCCGCAACCCCAAACACTTCAAGGACCCAGAGTCTTTCATCCCGGAGCGGTGGCTGTCCCCTTCTCACCCCCTTTACGATGAAGGTTTCAAGAACGATAACCACGCGATATTCAAGCCATTTAGCTACGGTTCGAGGGACTGCATCGGCAAGAATCTTGCGATTAATGAGCTGCGCGTCATCATCAGTCGCATGTTGTACCGCTTCGATTTCAACGTACTTGAAGGACAGGACGATTGGCACACCAAACAGCGAAGCTTCATTATTTGGGACAAGAGCCCGCTGATGGTTCGATTCCAGACGCGACAGATGGCTAATTAG
- the AFT1-1 gene encoding Acyl-CoA ligase codes for MPFYPPSWVPQLPEIPDSISLETFMFDERYGRCPVQHSRASFTDGLTGRSYGVLELQQRVDHLSRALSKELGFEAHQGTEWDKVVACFSLNSIDYLTLAWAVHRLGGILSCVNASYNASELEYQLRDSGAKAVFTCLPLLKTTMAAVARIGIPEERIFLHQLAPSVTPGLSNPGLKTTDDLIRAGASLPSCKPADAYWKKGDGAKRIAFLCYSSGTSGLPKGVMIAHRNVIANAIQFVAHGRPNRDSLEKELGVSRYTENCLGLLPMSHIYGLIVICHVGPYRGDGVVVLPRYDFKLLLHTIQDFKIEMLYLVPPMVLHVAKQPDVVKQFDLSSVRAVFTGAAPLKEDTAKDFLKVLPKVVLLQGYGLTETSTVVCATMPQDIFLGGSGSLLPGFVARIFTPEGEEVKEYDQPGELWVHSPSVVVGYLNNKKATDETFVTADDGLRYMRTGDEVLVTKSEKGNEHIFVTDRIKELIKVKGHQVAPAELEGHLLTHPAVNDCVVIGVAADREGEVPKAFVVKTPGVNGADGDIIESIMKHVADHKSDYKRLRGGVEFIDVVPKNPSGKILRRLIRDKEKDKTKREQAKF; via the exons ATGCCCTTCTACCCCCCATCATGGGTTCCTCAGCTTCCAGAGATCCCCGACTCCATCTCCTTGGAGACGTTCATGTTCGACGAGAGATATGGTCGCTGTCCGGTGCAACATTCTCGCGCCTCGTTCACGGATGGCCTAACCGGCAGGTCCTATGGTGTTCTGGAGTTGCAGCAGCGCGTTGACCACCTCTCACGCGCCCTATCCAAGGAACTTGGTTTTGAAGCTCACCAAGGCACAGAGTGGGACAAGGTGGTCGCGTGCTTTAGTCTCAACTCTATAGACTATTTAACCTTGGCCTGGGCTGTCCATCGACTCGGTGGTATCTTGTCCTGCGTCAACGCCTCGTACAATGCCAGCGAGCTGGAGTATCAGCTGAGGGATTCTGGGGCCAAGGCTGTTTTCACCTGCCTGCCCCTGCTAAAGACAACAATGGCCGCGGTGGCGAGAATTGGAATCCCCGAGGAACGAATTTTCCTGCACCAACTCGCCCCATCCGTCACGCCCGGTCTCTCCAACCCCGGCCTCAAAACAACAGACGACTTGATCAGGGCTGGTGCCAGCTTGCCCTCGTGTAAGCCTGCCGATGCATATTGGAAGAAAGGAGATGGCGCAAAGAGGATTGCCTTCCTTTGCTACAGTAGCGGGACCTCTGGCCTTCCCAAGGGCGTCATGATTGCACACAGGAACGTTATTGCTAATGCCATTCAGTTCGTGGCTCATGGACGGCCCAACCGAGATTCTCTTGAGAAGGAGCTCGGGGTGAGTCGCTACACGGAAAACTGCTTGGGGCTTCTACCAATGTCGCACATCTATGGCCTGATCGTCATCTGCCACGTTGGTCCCTATCGCGGAGACGGAGTTGTCGTTCTACCCCGGTATGACTTCAAGCTTTTGCTCCACACTATTCAGGACTTCAAGATCGAAATGTTGTACCTTGTCCCACCTATGGTTCTTCATGTGGCAAAGCAACCGGACGTCGTCAAACAATTTGACCTGTCGTCGGTCCGTGCAGTGTTCACGGGAGCTGCGCCCCTGAAGGAGGACACGGCAAAGGACTTTCTAAAGGTCCTACCCAAGGTGGTGCTACTCCAAGGGTATGGACTCACAGAGACCTCGACCGTTGTCTGCGCAACTATGCCTCAGGACATCTTCTTAGGAGGATCTGGCTCACTCCTACCTGGATTCGTCGCCCGAATCTTTACTCCAGAGGGCGAAGAGGTAAAAGAGTACGACCAGCCTGGTGAGCTTTGGGTGCATTCTCCGTCTGTCGTTGTCGGATATCTCAACAACAAGAAAGCGACTGACGAGACTTTCGTAACTGCTGACGATGGATTGCGATACATGAGAACCGGAGACGAAGTGCTCGTTACCAAGAGTGAGAAGGGCAATGAGCACATCTTCGTTACGGACAGAATCAAGGA GTTAATCAAAGTCAAAGGACATCAAGTGGCCCCCGCTGAGCTAGAAGGCCATCTTCTGACGCACCCGGCCGTGAATGACTGTGTGGTTATTGGAGTTGCTGCCGACCGAGAAGGCGAGGTTCCAAAGGCTTTCGTGGTAAAAACCCCAGGCGTCAACGGGGCCGATGGGGACATCATTGAGAGCATCATGAAGCATGTCGCCGACCATAAGAGTGATTACAAGCGACTGAGAGGTGGTGTAGAATTCATTGACGTGGTTCCGAAAAATCCAAGCGGGAAGATCTTGCGACGTTTGATCAGAGATaaagaaaaggacaagaCAAAGCGCGAGCAGGCCAAGTTTTAA
- the cys-14_0 gene encoding Sulfate permease 2, with protein sequence MTSTPSIKGRLAKAVGYDSDGRDDDVPSISNADLFIEEEPTIGEFLAEITPSLQNVINYFVNLFPFVRWIGKYNLTWLIGDLVAGITVGAVVVPQGMAYAQLAQLDVEYGLYTSFMGVLIYWFFATSKDITIGPVAVMSQVTGNIVLKAKDELPNVPGHVVASALAIITGAIILFLGLARLGWLVEFISLPAICAFMTGSAVNIISGQVPKLMGISGINTRDAPYLVIINTLKGLPNTKLDAALGLTALLMLYLIRGVCSFMSKKQPHRAKMYFFLSTLRTVFVILLYTAISAGVNVSHKKKPSFSLIKDVPRGFQHAAVPEINAPIIQAFASEIPAAVIVMLIEHISISKSFGRINNYVIDPSQELVAIGVTNLLGPFLGGYPATGSFSRTAIKSKAGVRTPFAGVITAIVVLLALYALPAVFYYIPNAALAAVIIHAVGDVITPPKVIFHFWRVSPLEVPIFLAGVLVTVFTTIENGIYTTIAVSAAVLIWRLFLSRGRVLGVARIRTAKADQELKHAGDSAFAEESDESLRKGFLPIDHADGSNPRVVVQSPHPGVYIYRFAEGFNYPNATRYLNHLTEVIFAETRRTDPTLLGKIGDRAWNDNTPRNQDVDKVDTRPTLKAIILDFSSVNNIDVTAAQALIDVRNQLDRYAAPEAVDWHFANIENRWTKRALAAAGFGFRSPRPAHGSGVANWKTIFSIADLGGSDSAAKAAEAAAIGDKKSVREYDIEQAESDISRLSDKDVPQNPGSARLVAIQGLNRPYFHFDLQEAVESAIANSERKR encoded by the exons ATGACGTCCACACCATCTATCAAGGGCCGTTTGGCCAAGGCCGTAGGCTACGATTCCGATGGTCGAGACGATGATGTCCCTTCAATATCGAATGCGGACCTCTTTATTGAGGAAGAACCCACCATCGGAGAATTCCTCGCTGAAATCACGCCCTCGCTCCAAAATGTCATCAATTATTTCGTTAACCTGTTTCCCTTTGTCCGCTGGATCGGCAAATACAACCTGACTTGGCTGATTGGCGACCTCGTTGCAG GCATTACCGTCGGcgctgtcgtcgtccccCAGGGAATGGCATATGCCCAGTTGGCTCAGCTTGATGTCGAATATGGACTGTACACGTCCTTTATGGGAGTTTTGATCTATTGGTTTTTTGCTACTTCAAAAGACATTACCATCGGT CCTGTTGCCGTCATGTCTCAGGTTACAGGAAACATTGTCCTCAAAGCCAAAGATGAACTCCCCAATGTTCCCGGTCACGTTGTGGCATCTGcccttgccatcatcacTGGCGCCATCATTCTTTTTCTCGGACTCGCTCGCCTCGGCTGGCTTGTCGAGTTCATCTCGCTCCCGGCCATTTGCGCCTTCATGACGGGATCTGCCGTCAACATCATCTCTGGACAGGTGCCCAAGCTGATGGGCATCAGCGGAATCAATACGAGAGATGCGCCATACTTGGTCATTATCAACACTTTGAAGGGCCTGCCGAATACCAAGCTGGACGCTGCGCTCGGTTTGACGGCTCTGTTGATGTTGTATCTGATCCGAGGAGTTTGTTCCTTCATGTCCAAGAAGCAGCCCCATCGTGCCAAGATGTACTTTTTCCTCTCGACTCTTCGTACGGTTTTTGTCATTCTGCTGTACACGGCCATCAGTGCCGGTGTCAACGTCAgccacaagaagaagccgagTTTCAGCCTAATCAAGGATGTACCTCGAG GCTTCCAACATGCTGCTGTTCCAGAGATCAACGCCCCAATCATCCAGGCATTTGCCTCTGAGATCCCTGCTGCTGTCATCGTCATGCTCATTGAACACATCTCCATTTCCAAGTCCTTTGGTCGAATCAACAACTATGTCATTGACCCATCGCAGGAGCTCGTTGCCATTGGAGTTACTAATCTGCTTGGCCCATTCCTTGGGGGTTACCCTGCCACTGGGTCCTTCTCAAGAACTGccatcaagtccaaggcTGGTGTTCGAACCCCGTTTGCCGGTGTAATTACTGCCATCGTGGTTTTGCTGGCCCTGTATGCGCTCCCTGCAGTCTTCTACTATATCCCCAACGCGGCCCTTGCTGCTGTCATTATCCACGCCGTCGGCGACGTCATTACACCTCCCAAAGTCATCTTCCACTTTTGGCGAGTTTCCCCGCTGGAGGTGCCCATCTTCCTGGCCGGTGTGCTGGTGACGGTCTTCACCACCATCGAAAATGGCATTTACACTACCATTGCCGTCTCTGCCGCCGTGCTGATTTGGCGCCTGTTCTTGAGCCGGGGCAGAGTACTCGGCGTGGCTCGCATTCGCACCGCGAAAGCCGACCAGGAGTTGAAGCACGCGGGAGATTCTGCCTTTGCTGAGGAGTCAGACGAGTCACTGAGAAAGGGTTTCCTGCCCATTGACCATGCAGACGGGTCCAACCCCAGGGTGGTGGTTCAAAGCCCTCATCCCGGTGTCTACATTTACCGCTTTGCGGAAGGCTTCAACTATCCCAACGCGACCCGGTATCTGAACCACCTCACAGAAGTCATCTTTGCGGAAACCCGAAGAACAGACCCCACGCTCCTGGGCAAAATAGGG GACCGCGCCTGGAACGACAATACACCACGTAACCAGGATGTTGACAAGGTGGACACCCGGCCAACTCTGAAAGCAATCATCCTCGACTTTTCTTCCGTCAACAACATTGACGTCACCGCCGCGCAAGCTTTGATCGACGTGCGAAACCAGCTGGACCGTTACGCCGCCCCCGAGGCGGTCGACTGGCACTTTGCCAACATCGAGAACCGATGGACTAAGCgagcgctggcggcggcaggctTTGGATTCCGGTCTCCCAGGCCAGCTCACGGCTCGGGCGTCGCAAACTGGAAGACCATCTTCAGCATTGCCGATTTGGGGGGATCCGACAGCGCAGCCaaggcggccgaggcggccgcGATTGGCGACAAGAAATCCGTCCGCGAGTATGACATTGAACAGGCGGAATCCGACATCTCGCGGCTTTCAGACAAGGACGTGCCTCAAAACCCTGGCAGCGCAAGATTGGTGGCCATTCAAGGACTGAACCGACCGTATTTCCATTTTGACTTGCAAGAGGCGGTTGAGTCGGCGATTGCCAACTCGGAGCGGAAAAGATGA